The following coding sequences lie in one Yamadazyma tenuis chromosome 3, complete sequence genomic window:
- the CDC34 gene encoding Ubiquitin-conjugating enzyme subunit (COG:O; EggNog:ENOG503NWSU), with product MSSKSAAAILQRQFRDLTDPKSGIPSFHIELDNDNIFLWNIGIIVLNQESVYHGGYFKGQMRFPSDFPFSPPTFRFTPAIYHPNVYKDGRLCISILHQGGDPTSDEPENETWTPAQTVESVLISIISLLEDPNVSSPANIDASVELRKNPEAYKKKVLQEVEKSKKDIPEDFIMPESEMYAFGNGSSSNKDNEHDQVDEDFWYDTEEESFDEESLMDDMEMEEDNEDDEEEENDDVDIMSK from the coding sequence ATGAGCTCCAAGTCAGCCGCCGCCATTCTCCAACGGCAGTTTCGAGACTTGACGGACCCCAAAAGTGGgattccttcttttcataTTGAGTTGGATAATGACAACATCTTTTTGTGGAATATCGGAATCATCGTTTTGAACCAAGAATCGGTATATCATGGCGGATACTTCAAAGGACAAATGAGGTTCCCCAGTGATTTCCCGTTTTCTCCTCCAACCTTTAGGTTCACTCCTGCTATCTATCACCCTAATGTTTATAAGGATGGTCGCTTGTGCATTTCAATCTTACACCAAGGAGGTGACCCCACTTCTGATGAGCCTGAAAATGAAACTTGGACCCCAGCGCAGACGGTCGAAAGCGTGTTGATTTCGATCATCTCGTTGTTGGAAGATCCCAACGTTTCGTCTCCTGCTAACATCGATGCCTCGGTGGAGTTGAGAAAGAACCCGGAGGCCTACAAAAAGAAAGTATtgcaagaagttgaaaagtccaagaaagATATTCCTGAGGACTTCATAATGCCCGAGCTGGAAATGTACGCCTTTGGTAATgggtcttcttccaataaaGATAATGAAcatgatcaagttgatgaagatttttGGTACGacactgaagaagaaagttttgatgaagaaagcTTGATGGATGACATGGAAATGGAAGAAGACAACGAggacgatgaagaagaagagaatgaCGACGTTGATATCATGAGTAAATGA
- a CDS encoding uncharacterized protein (EggNog:ENOG503PVMD; COG:S), with the protein MLQSKQISRVLCQGLKPVPVTSSSPSQTESSLAAPISVSLLSSKGVPLSTVIKADSQLTIDNIKIYSLLAFNNYDSREAWCLVKVDSELRLVMGKLQLTQETEENKMYVVVLYDSSLPDAIAKAKLDGLTEALNTGLEGFS; encoded by the coding sequence ATGCTCCAGCTGAAACAAATATCTCGTGTATTGTGCCAAGGACTCAAGCCAGTACCGGTGACCAGCAGCTCACCCTCACAGACGGAGTCATCGTTGGCGGCACCCATCTCGGTGTCGTTACTCTCCAGCAAAGGTGTTCCTTTAAGCACTGTCATCAAGGCTGACTCGCAACTCACAATCGATAACATCAAAATATACCTGCTACTTGCATTCAACAACTACGACTCTCGCGAAGCCTGGTGCCTTGTGAAGGTAGACAGCGAGTTACGGCTTGTGATGGGCAAACTCCAGTTGACCCAGGAAActgaagaaaacaaaatgtATGTGGTGGTGTTATACGACAGTTCGTTACCCGATGCCATAGCCAAGGCCAAATTAGACGGCTTAACAGAGGCGTTGAACACCGGACTAGAGGGCTTCAGTTAA
- the MgPP2CL-1 gene encoding mgpp2cl-1, protein phosphatase 2C-like protein 1 (EggNog:ENOG503NUYG; COG:T; BUSCO:EOG09264XTW) codes for MSSLGTHTGSNISLNSFTSQARNSSTSNLSQVSNVDPFYGLSFKVGVAENKNITYQSKMEDVHTYVANFAERLDWGYFAVFDGHAGKQTARWCGNNLHTLLEQEIISNEESVISTEVDMKDNLYKSFMKADELISKENAGNSGSTAAVVVLLWENRGDAIPADTTDTNNTKGSYSVDFSNQHRMLYTANVGDSRIVLYRNGEAYRLSYDHKASDINEINRVRDSGGLIMKNRVNGILAVTRSLGDLYMKDLVVGKPFTTSTVLGEYDEFMILACDGLWDVVSDGKACEAVKQSFRTSDDPEVAAKRLCQLALDNSTTDNITVMVVKFDNSIFKSND; via the coding sequence ATGCTGAGTCTTGGAACCCATACGGGGTCAAACATCTCGTTGAATAGCTTCACCAGCCAGGCACGAAACTCGTCCACCTCCAACCTCTCACAGGTTTCCAACGTGGATCCGTTCTACGGATTGTCTTTTAAGGTGGGAGTGgctgaaaacaaaaacatcaCTTACCAATCAAAAATGGAAGACGTTCACACCTATGTGGCCAATTTTGCCGAACGCTTGGACTGGGGGTACTTCGCGGTGTTCGATGGCCACGCTGGCAAGCAGACGGCCCGGTGGTGTGGGAATAATTTGCATACGCTACTCGAACAAGAGATCATTTCGAACGAGGAGCTGGTGATTTCAACCGAGGTAGACATGAAGGATAATTTATACAAGTCGTTCATGAAGGCCGACGAGTTGATCAGCAAGGAGAATGCTGGTAACTCCGGCAGCACGGcggcggtggtggtactTTTATGGGAGAATCGAGGAGATGCTATCCCAGCCGATACCACAGACACCAATAACACCAAGGGTAGCTATTCGGTCGACTTTTCAAACCAACACCGTATGCTCTATACCGCCAACGTCGGGGACCTGAGAATCGTATTGTACCGTAATGGAGAGGCATATCGATTAAGTTATGATCATAAAGCCAGTGATATCAACGAAATCAACCGAGTCCGAGACTCTGGGGGACTTATCATGAAGAATCGGGTCAATGGGATCTTGGCGGTAACGCGGTCTCTAGGTGACTTGTACATGAAggacttggtggtgggcAAGCCATTCACTACCTCCACCGTTCTAGGAGAGTACGACGAATTCATGATATTGGCCTGCGATGGGTTGTGGGATGTGGTGTCTGACGGGAAGGCGTGTGAGGCTGTCAAACAGTCGTTCCGGACTCTGGACGACCCGGaggtggctgcaaaacgCCTATGTCAACTCGCACTTGACAACTCTACAACTGATAACATCACCGTGATGGTGGTCAAGTTCGACAATTCGATCTTCAAGTCTAATGATTAA